A window from Actinomycetospora corticicola encodes these proteins:
- a CDS encoding AAA family ATPase has product MSPLPPIVHSPPPVGRGPQIARLHEVLDRVRRGRAARLLLTGESGIGTTTLVDAFCDQVTEGPDGPVVVRVAAPEPVGAPVAHATTELLARALDDVGAPERPTSARSALALHDVLAAVRRAAGPRRPVVLALHDLHHVDPASATVLADLLRRLHGGGVLVLATATEPTRLAVRGRAWWPRLFVDGGSGAGPDGTATAGVPTEVRTVVVGGLDTASVAAFVATRRPAAPAPGPGVAAHLVAATGGHPVHLALLLRTLPDAVLAGTQPFPGRRTLAVRVGEAVTALAPATRDLVAALAVLGGPAPVALLERVAAVAPGSTPPTAAAEAAAAGLVVATSRGPRVELRFPHRLIRDAVYRGLAPETAAALHCTAAAATGGRAGFAHAVASAAGSPSEEVADAVVTAAAAENDPEEAATLLLWGAELAGSGVDREALLLDAAVRLVLAGSLARLRGIEAALRGARPCGARDLALGTLAFETGDPDAHVPLAAALADEEADAPVRALAALKLGAHHVLHGRGTRAVEVAARVGALTDDPGLTEGARALEVVGSALRWGPDTALDVLGDRLDGVYGPDLFVICGRLHLAAGDPAAAYRRLHQGLDRIRAGSATTMGRLVHLFLAEAAFRTGRWDEAEAEARVGATASREAGSAWIAPAARGMWSVVRAARGGIGDAEADLDGLRDGHPGPNALGAFTRDLAEAFVAQIRGDAARAYRVLSDLADGPVPALEASPLALWRVLLAEVAIDADRPATAGAVLQGLPAAGTPLWFQLTRHRLLGRLADRSGDAAAARGYFRAGLELAAARASDAAECPIEVAALHAAAGRLARRQGWSSAPEHLTAARRGFAALGAASWVARVDAEIDLGVPGVTSTAPPAPTVPEPHTPTGPIEMRAGTRTVPDTLPAASAEASVLDESMSEHSSLTPREREVVRLVAQGLTSREVAAALYVTPKAISYHLGNVFAKLGVTSRRQLWGRTFD; this is encoded by the coding sequence GTGTCACCGCTTCCCCCGATCGTGCACTCCCCGCCCCCGGTCGGACGTGGTCCCCAGATCGCGCGGCTGCACGAGGTCCTCGACCGGGTCCGTCGCGGACGTGCCGCCCGGCTCCTGCTCACGGGTGAGTCCGGCATCGGCACGACGACGCTCGTCGACGCCTTCTGCGACCAGGTCACGGAGGGCCCGGACGGCCCCGTCGTCGTGCGGGTCGCGGCCCCCGAGCCCGTCGGCGCGCCCGTCGCCCACGCCACCACCGAGCTCCTCGCGCGGGCCCTCGACGACGTCGGGGCACCCGAGCGGCCCACGTCGGCGCGGTCCGCGCTGGCCCTGCACGACGTCCTGGCGGCCGTGCGCCGGGCCGCGGGGCCGCGGCGGCCGGTCGTCCTCGCCCTGCACGACCTGCACCACGTCGACCCGGCGTCGGCGACCGTCCTGGCCGACCTGCTCCGCCGGTTGCACGGGGGCGGCGTGTTGGTCCTCGCCACGGCCACGGAGCCGACGCGACTCGCCGTACGGGGCCGTGCGTGGTGGCCCCGGTTGTTCGTCGACGGCGGGTCGGGCGCCGGCCCCGACGGCACCGCGACGGCGGGGGTGCCGACCGAGGTGCGCACCGTCGTCGTCGGTGGCCTGGACACGGCGTCGGTCGCGGCCTTCGTCGCGACCCGCCGCCCCGCCGCACCCGCGCCCGGGCCGGGGGTGGCGGCCCACCTGGTCGCGGCCACCGGAGGACACCCGGTGCACCTCGCCCTCCTCCTGCGCACCCTGCCGGACGCGGTCCTGGCCGGTACCCAGCCCTTCCCCGGGCGGCGCACCCTCGCTGTGAGGGTCGGCGAGGCCGTCACGGCCCTCGCCCCGGCCACCCGTGACCTGGTCGCCGCACTCGCCGTGCTCGGCGGGCCCGCCCCGGTCGCGCTGCTGGAACGGGTGGCCGCCGTCGCCCCCGGGAGCACGCCGCCGACCGCCGCGGCCGAGGCGGCGGCCGCCGGTCTCGTCGTCGCCACGAGCCGGGGGCCGCGCGTCGAGCTGCGGTTCCCGCACCGCCTGATCCGGGACGCGGTCTACCGCGGTCTCGCCCCGGAGACCGCCGCCGCGCTGCACTGCACCGCCGCCGCGGCGACCGGGGGCCGCGCCGGGTTCGCGCACGCCGTGGCCAGCGCCGCGGGCTCGCCGTCGGAGGAGGTCGCCGACGCCGTGGTCACCGCGGCCGCGGCCGAGAACGACCCCGAGGAGGCCGCCACCCTCCTGCTGTGGGGCGCCGAGCTCGCGGGCAGCGGGGTGGACCGCGAGGCGCTCCTCCTCGACGCGGCCGTCCGGCTGGTGCTCGCGGGCAGCCTGGCCCGACTGCGCGGGATCGAGGCCGCGCTGCGGGGCGCCCGCCCCTGCGGGGCCCGGGATCTCGCGCTCGGCACGCTCGCGTTCGAGACCGGCGACCCCGACGCGCACGTCCCGCTCGCGGCCGCCCTCGCCGACGAGGAGGCCGACGCGCCGGTGCGCGCGCTCGCCGCGCTGAAGCTCGGCGCCCACCACGTGCTCCACGGCCGCGGCACCCGCGCCGTGGAGGTGGCGGCGCGGGTCGGCGCGCTCACCGACGATCCGGGCCTCACCGAGGGGGCGCGCGCCCTGGAGGTCGTCGGCAGCGCCCTGCGCTGGGGCCCGGACACCGCGCTCGACGTGCTCGGCGACCGCCTCGACGGCGTGTACGGCCCCGACCTCTTCGTCATCTGCGGACGGCTGCACCTCGCCGCGGGCGACCCGGCCGCGGCCTACCGGCGCCTGCACCAGGGCCTGGACCGCATCCGGGCCGGGTCGGCCACCACGATGGGTCGGCTGGTCCACCTCTTCCTCGCCGAGGCGGCCTTCCGCACCGGCCGGTGGGACGAGGCGGAGGCCGAGGCCCGCGTCGGCGCCACCGCCTCCCGCGAGGCCGGCAGCGCCTGGATCGCCCCCGCGGCCCGCGGCATGTGGTCGGTGGTGCGGGCGGCCCGCGGCGGGATCGGCGACGCCGAGGCCGACCTCGACGGGCTCCGGGACGGCCACCCCGGCCCGAACGCCCTCGGCGCCTTCACCCGCGACCTCGCCGAGGCCTTCGTCGCCCAGATCCGCGGGGACGCCGCCCGCGCCTACCGCGTGCTCTCCGATCTCGCGGACGGCCCGGTGCCCGCCCTCGAGGCCTCACCGCTGGCGCTCTGGCGGGTGCTGCTCGCGGAGGTCGCGATCGACGCCGACCGGCCCGCGACGGCGGGCGCGGTGCTGCAGGGTCTCCCGGCCGCCGGGACGCCGCTGTGGTTCCAGCTGACCCGCCACCGCCTGCTCGGGCGCCTCGCCGACCGCAGCGGCGACGCCGCGGCCGCACGCGGCTACTTCCGGGCGGGCCTCGAGCTCGCGGCGGCGCGGGCCTCCGACGCGGCGGAGTGCCCGATCGAGGTCGCGGCCCTGCACGCCGCCGCCGGCCGCCTGGCCCGACGCCAGGGCTGGAGCAGCGCCCCGGAGCACCTGACGGCCGCGCGCCGGGGCTTCGCCGCCCTCGGGGCGGCGTCCTGGGTGGCGCGGGTGGACGCCGAGATCGACCTCGGCGTCCCGGGCGTGACGTCGACGGCCCCGCCCGCGCCGACGGTGCCCGAGCCGCACACCCCCACCGGGCCGATCGAGATGCGCGCCGGGACGCGCACCGTGCCGGACACCCTGCCGGCGGCGTCCGCCGAGGCGTCGGTGCTCGACGAGTCGATGTCCGA